The genomic interval CGGCGCATTTGTCGAGCTTGAGACCGGGGAAACCGGGCTCGTGCACATCTCCGAAATCGACCGTAACTTCGTTCGCGAAGTGACCGAGCACCTGCGCGAGAGCGACAAGGTCATGGTTAAGGTCGTGGGGATCAAGGAGGGCGGCAAGATCGATCTTTCGATCAAGCAGGCAGCGCCCGACTGGCAACCGGAGCCCCGACGCGTCCGACGGGACCGCGATCCGGAGTTTGAGGGCAAGCTCAAGCGGTTCATGAAGCAGAGCGAGGAGAACCTCGTGGACTGGCGCCGTCAGCGTGAGTCGAAGCGAGGCTGACGCCCCCGGGCGAACCCGACGCGATTGCAGGGAAGGCGGCCCCAAAGCCGCCTTCTCGCATACCGGGGGAGCGATGGGTTAGGTACGCTTCGACGGCGATGGAGCGAATCGAGTTTCCCGGCCACCCTGCCGACGCGCGCGACACCGCTGTGATCGCCGCGCAGATCGGACGGCGCGCGCGAGGTGATGTCGCCGTCGCCGTGCGGTGCGAGTTCGGATTGCCGGCCGTCGTGCGGACATCGCCGCGGCTCGAAGACGGCTCGCCGTTTCCAACGTTGTTCCACCTCGCGTGCCCGGTCGCGGTGCGTGCGATCGGACGCCTGGAGGCCGCCGGAACTATGGGCGCCTACCAACTCCGGCTGGCATCGGACGAGCAATTGCGCGCCGCCTACGGGGACGCGCACCGCCGGTATATCGCGCGTCGGGATTCGATCGAAGTGACGGCGAATTCCGTGTCCGCCGGTGGGATGCCCGAGCGAGTGAAGTGTTTGCACGCGTTGTACGCGCACGAACTCGCCGATGGGAACCCGATCGGTGCGATGGCGCGCGAGGAGATCGAGCCGCTCGAGTGCCCGGGGCCGTGTGTGGTCGACGACGAGGACGGATTGCCGTCGCGCGCGCCTGGGCATCCCGGGTTCGCAGGCAAGAAGCGCCGCAGGTGATGGCAACGCGCTTTGGAGTCGTCGACGTCGGGACGAACTCGGTTCGCGTGCTCGTCGCCGAGGCGGACTCCCGCGACCTGCGCGACGTTGAGCGCGATCTCCTCATCACGCGTCTTGGGGAAGGCGTAGACCGGGAGCGCCGCCTGGGGGACGATCCGATGCGTCGTACGGTCGCGGTGATCGCGGAGTACGTCCAACGTTGCCGCGCAGCCGGCGCGACGAAGATACGTGTGATCGCAACCAGCGCCGTGCGCGATGCGGCGAACCGCGAGGAGTTCCTGACGGCGGTAAAGGACGCATGCGGGATTCGTCCGGACGTGCTGGCCGGGGAGGAAGAGGCGCGCCTTGGGTTCGCCGGCGCGACGGCGAGCATTGCCGCGCCCGAACCGTATCTGGTGCTCGACATCGGGGGCGGCTCGACGGAATTGGTGCGCGGTGCCGCCGGGGCGGAGCGGTTTGTGTCCATGGACATCGGCGCGGTTCGTCTCACCGAGCGCCACATTCACTCGGATCCGCCGACGACGGCCGATCTGGCGCTTGCGCGCGCCGACGCGGAGGAGCATTTGGCGCGCGCGATTCGCGTCGTCGGCGACGAGCCGGTTGGGACGCTCGTGGGGCTGGCGGGGACGATCACCAGCGCAGCGGCGATCCACTTGGGACTCGAAGGCTACGACCGCGACGCGATCCATCACGCGCGCGTGCCGCGCGCGGCCGTGGACGGCATTCGCCGACGACTCTCAGCTCTGACGTCCCAGGATCGCCGCCGTCTGCCGGCCATGCCTCGCGGTCGGGAAGACGTGATCGTCGCCGGCCTTGTGATCCTGGAGTCGGTCATGGATCGCTTCGGTTGCGGCGAGGTCTTGGTGAGCGAAAGCGACATTCTGGATGGAGCCGCGCTTGCGCTCGCACGCGGGCTGATTTCGCCCGAATCGCCCGCCACCCGATAGGGTCTGCCTCGTTTCCCTAGAGAGATCATGTTCAATTCCTCACGTCCTCGCGCGCTCGCGCGTCACGCCCCGGCGGTCATAGTGACCGCGCTGATGGCGATCCTTCCGGCGCAAGCCGGACTGCTCGCCGTGCGTGCGCGCGCCGTCGCGCCGCCGCACACAACGGCGGCGGCTCCGGCACCGTCGGTCGAGAAGCCGGCTTCGGTGCAAACATCCGCGGAGCCGCGTCCTGTGCCGACGCGGGTCGTGCAGGCGCCGCGTCGTGCTGCCGCGCGCGCGCCTTCGGACCGCCTGAGTGTGTTCGGGGGCCTGGGTGCTTGGGTGGACTTGTACGACTACGGAGCGCTCGACCCTGCCCGGGCCGTTGCGATGCTGCGTTCACACGGGGTGCGAACGTTGTACATGCAGACCGCCAGGTACAACAGCGGCTCCGGTATCACGCCGGTTGCCGGACGGTGGCTCGTTGCCGCGCATCGGGCTGGGATCAAGGTCGTCGGGTGGTACCTCCCGGACTACGCCGACATGTCGCGCGATGTTGCGCGCACTGTGGCCGTGGCGCGCGCCCGCATCAGCGGTCACCGATTCGACGCGGTGGGCATCGACATTGAAGAGAAGGCCAACGTCAAGGGGCGCGACGATTGGAATCGCCGAGTTGCGCGCCACGCATCGCTCGTGCGCGCGGAACTTGGACGGTCGTACCCGCTTACCGCCATCACTCCGACGCCGCTGGGAATGGCGGTCGCTCCGGCGCGATGGGCGGGGTTTCCCTGGCGTTCTTTGGCCGCGTCGACCGACGTGATGATGCTCATGAACTACTGGTCCTATCGAACCGATTGCCCCACGAACGCCGATCACTGTGCGTACGGGTACACACGGGGCAATGTGGATCGAGTGCGCGCGCTCGTCGGCAAGTCCGTCCCGATTCACGTGATTGGCGGTGTCGCAGATGTGATCGATGCCGCGGAAGTCGCGGATTTCGCTCATGCCGCCCTTGATTCGCGGGTCTTCGGCGCAAGCCTTTACGACCTGCGCACTACTGCCGATGCTTTTTGGGGACTGCTTGAACGTCTCGCGTGAGGCGGCCCAACAGAGGCCCTGCGCACAACCCAGGACAATGCGATGAAACTGCCCGGTGTTCGTGAACTCTGGTCGAGGTCGTGTTCCGCGGGCCTGATGCTGGCGCTCGTCCTGGGCGCGGTCTTGCTGCCGCTCGAGATGATTGCCGACCGGCAGGGGCGCGCGTCCGGCATTACGACCCATACTCCTTCGGTGTCGCCTTCGGCGTCGCCGGTGGTGCGTGCTCCGTTGCAGGCGGCTCCGCGCCGGGCGTCGCGGGCCCGGACGACGGTTCCGGAAGGGGAGGAGATCTTCTCGGGTTTGGGAGCGTGGCTGGATCTGTACGACTTGAACCTGGACGTTGCGACGACGGTGGCTCGACTCAAGGGTGTGGGGGTCAGGACCCTGTACGTGCAGACGGGGCGATCCATCACTGCGCGCGCCATCGACGCGCGAGTCGGGCGGTGGATCCGGGCAGCCCATCGATCCGGCATCGCGGTCGTCGGCTGGTACTTGCCGTATTACACGGACATTCGCAGGGACGTCGCGCGGACGTCGGTGATTGCGCGCGCGGTTTTCGGCGGCGAGCGCTTTGACGGGCTGGGCGTGGACATCGAGTAC from Actinomycetota bacterium carries:
- a CDS encoding S1 RNA-binding domain-containing protein, whose amino-acid sequence is MPVEVGAIIEGTVIRLAPYGAFVELETGETGLVHISEIDRNFVREVTEHLRESDKVMVKVVGIKEGGKIDLSIKQAAPDWQPEPRRVRRDRDPEFEGKLKRFMKQSEENLVDWRRQRESKRG
- a CDS encoding DUF501 domain-containing protein, with amino-acid sequence MERIEFPGHPADARDTAVIAAQIGRRARGDVAVAVRCEFGLPAVVRTSPRLEDGSPFPTLFHLACPVAVRAIGRLEAAGTMGAYQLRLASDEQLRAAYGDAHRRYIARRDSIEVTANSVSAGGMPERVKCLHALYAHELADGNPIGAMAREEIEPLECPGPCVVDDEDGLPSRAPGHPGFAGKKRRR
- a CDS encoding Ppx/GppA phosphatase family protein; protein product: MATRFGVVDVGTNSVRVLVAEADSRDLRDVERDLLITRLGEGVDRERRLGDDPMRRTVAVIAEYVQRCRAAGATKIRVIATSAVRDAANREEFLTAVKDACGIRPDVLAGEEEARLGFAGATASIAAPEPYLVLDIGGGSTELVRGAAGAERFVSMDIGAVRLTERHIHSDPPTTADLALARADAEEHLARAIRVVGDEPVGTLVGLAGTITSAAAIHLGLEGYDRDAIHHARVPRAAVDGIRRRLSALTSQDRRRLPAMPRGREDVIVAGLVILESVMDRFGCGEVLVSESDILDGAALALARGLISPESPATR